Proteins co-encoded in one Pseudobdellovibrionaceae bacterium genomic window:
- a CDS encoding MotA/TolQ/ExbB proton channel family protein: MEGLMKFIVDSGIFGYVIIVVGVMSLGVIIERVKSLYFGYSLKTEGFMSQLNSLLLADKIEESVTFCDANKEKPVAHLIKSILERADRDEESMKKSFEIAFTQIVPKVTKRLGTLGMLANIAPLLGLLGTIQGLIMAFAAVSQADPSQKQALLAEGISVAMNTTAMGLTVAIPVLFVHSILSAKKDQILTDCAENGTRVLDILTSRVYREESNNSKAA, encoded by the coding sequence ATGGAAGGTTTAATGAAGTTTATCGTAGATAGTGGTATCTTCGGTTACGTAATTATCGTAGTAGGTGTAATGTCACTTGGTGTAATCATTGAAAGAGTAAAATCTTTATATTTTGGATACAGCCTAAAGACAGAAGGTTTTATGTCACAACTTAATAGTTTGCTTTTGGCAGACAAGATTGAGGAGTCTGTGACGTTCTGTGATGCAAATAAAGAAAAGCCAGTTGCACACTTGATCAAATCTATTCTTGAAAGAGCAGATAGAGATGAAGAGTCAATGAAGAAGTCTTTTGAAATTGCATTCACACAGATTGTACCCAAAGTCACAAAAAGATTAGGTACTCTAGGTATGTTAGCAAACATTGCTCCATTGTTAGGACTATTAGGAACAATTCAAGGTCTAATTATGGCTTTCGCAGCTGTGAGCCAAGCAGACCCTTCACAAAAGCAAGCGCTTCTTGCAGAAGGTATTTCTGTTGCGATGAACACAACAGCAATGGGTTTAACAGTAGCGATTCCAGTTTTATTTGTACACTCAATTTTATCAGCTAAGAAAGATCAAATTTTAACTGATTGTGCTGAGAACGGTACAAGAGTTTTAGATATTTTAACTAGTAGAGTTTATAGAGAAGAATCTAATAACTCTAAAGCAGCTTAA